In Oncorhynchus masou masou isolate Uvic2021 chromosome 31, UVic_Omas_1.1, whole genome shotgun sequence, the sequence taatttgatcatcctgttgttgcaggacacagcaggaaatgcaaacttgtagagTGTTCCAGGTTTAAAaaagcttctaaagtttgtagTTTCCTCTTTAACATTTCAGACCTGAattgtatcaacccctacaaaaaaaattgtccatgaattataatctgcataataattcacatttcctgttaatGCAGGATTtctttcctgctgtagcaaactggctcaaattcaAATTCTATGTCTATATGGTTCTAATTGGAAAGGTTGGAAAAACATCCCATCTGTTAGTTATAACTCTGATTTAAAAAGCAATTCatcccacttgttgttgttttCCTTCCTCTCTGAAAATTGGTGCGCTCAATGCAAAGTGTGACTCTTTGAAGTGTACCCTGAAGAACAATACACTCCACAGATCTTTTGGGTATTGGCACAGTCTCGTCTAGTTGGAGCTATTCTGCTTAACATTTATTAAGATTTGTTTGCACACATCTGTGTCTAATACCACCACGGACAAAGCTTAATTTATTTAATCGCAATCCAGAAAGCCTTAGTTGTTGCTCGCCCGCCCCGAGCAGTTGGGGTACGCTATGTCACAAACATGTCATGCTCATATGCCTAAACACGAATAGGCTTTCTCCTCCGAGGCCACAAGGCACGGGGGGCTTTCAGTAGAATGCATGTTCTGGTGTTTGTTGACTTTAGATCATGTGGTAGATGGAGGATTGTGGGAAGCTGAAGTTTCCATTCCCCCGacaacatacagtacagcatACTATTAGGGCCATTCAAGATCCTTTAACTGCTCCAGTGTGTTGGTTAGATCAATGCTGCTTAGTACATAGCACTTTGATCAAACAAGACGTttgattaaaataaaaaatatgaaacCACAGTTGTCAAGAGTGCATAAATAGTAAATCATTGTATTTATGCACTTCAGCATCTGATCATTTCAAAATATGGGGAAATTAGACAAttaattctctctgtctctcgctctctcctccagcgtgtcaggtcctctcctctccccagggaTGAAGGGTACAGGCACTTCCCCCCCTCCTCtggagaagcaacagcagcaccTCCACCCCCACCACAAGCCCTACTCTCACTACCACCAGCAGGCTGCCAGCCACGGTAAGATCAGACCAGCACAGTCTGTCCTCTCTCAACCCAAGCTAACCAACAGGCCAATTTAGTTGGCTGGAACCCTCCGAGCATTGGTTGAATACAGAAATATATACACTGAGCGCACAAAACATTAATAACACCTtccttaatattgagttgtacccccttttgccctcataacatcctcaatttgttggggcctGGACTCTCTATAAGGTGTCGGAAgcattccatagggatgctggctcatgttgactccaatgcttcccacagttgtcaagttggctggatgtcctttgggtggtggaccattcttgatacacacaggaaactgttgagtgtgaaaaacccagaagcgttgcagttcttgacacactcaaactagtgcacctggcacctactaccattccccgttcaaaggcacttaaatattttgtcttgcccattcaccctctgaatggcacacatacacaatccatgtctctcctccctttcatctggAGActaatctccctcactaactttaagcaccagctgtcagagcagctcacagatcactgcacctgtacatagcccatcttgtaaatagcccatccaactacctcatccccatactgttattatttttttgctcctttgcaccccgttatctacttgcacattcatcttctgcacatctatcactccagtgtttaattgctaaattgtaattatttcaccactactTACCTCCCTTattttacctcatttgcacacactgtatataaactttttgttctattgtgttgactgtacgtttgtttattccatgtgtaactgtgttgtttgtgttgcactgctttgcttcatcttagccaggtcacagttgtaaatgagaacttgatctcaactggcctacctgattaaataaagataaataaaatctacactaattgaagtggatttaacatcaataagggataatagctttcacctggattcacctggtcagtctgtcatggaaagagcaggtgttcctaatgttttgaacactcagtgTATTACACAATTGACTCAACTTTCTGTCATGTAGGATAGATAATGCAGCAGTTCTATATAATAGATTTCTGTCTGCAACTCTCTGAACACCCCATTTCCACTTTTATGGAACTGACACAACTTTCTTTCGTGTGGAAAAGAGAAAAGAATCAAATACAGTTGTAACTGCACCGTTTAAAACATTCCATTCCATTGAATAGACCTAATCCTCACACTTTACCACCATATGAACATGAAAGGACACAAGGGGAGGAAGCCCTGTCGGAGAATTGGGACGCGGCCCATGGATCTGTTAGTGTTTGGCGTTGAGCAAAGAGAGAAGATTGCAGTTAGTGAGACAGAGCAGGAGAAACCACAGGCAGGAACCTCTTCTGCTCTGAATTAGCCAACAAAACACTGCCTTCTGTAGTCagctgtctctcactctctctctgagctccacTAAGGCTGCTCTAGCTAGCTGTCACTGCAGACCCGCTCGCTAATACCTTAAACACAGCTTTCCCTGTTAAAGATCTACGCATGGACGTCTGTGAAACCACGCTGTGGTCAGCGAGTTGCGTACAGTGCTCCAGAAATGGCTGCTTTCACATTATCATGACTCTTGTGGTCTTGAGTACAAAAATAGAAGGGGGACAATTGGCAAATGCTACCACGAAGGAACTGGAAGAGTTAGCGCGCTAACACAAATGTAGCGTTATAATAGCTCGAAGCCACACAATGTTTCAAGTTGATGTATGGAATCAGTTTACAAACATAAATCACTCCGTATTGTTTGGTCAGAATGAATGCCCCCTTCAGACACTtttctttcccctcccctcttgacccgatagaaatagaatgactgaAATTGGTATCCCATTGGACCTAAGTCTAtcgtgccttgcaaaagtattcatcccacttgccgtttttcctattttgttgcattacaacctgtaatttaaatttattttttatttggatttcatgtaatagaCACACAAAAGTccattggtgaagtgaaatgtaaaaaattacttacaataaatttaaaaaaatgtaattaaatatgAAAAAGTGCTGCGTGCGtatatattcaccccctttgttatgaagcccctaaataagatctggtgcaaccaattaccttcagaagtcacctAATTagttaaagtccacctgtgtgcaatctatttaagtgtcacatgatctcagtatatatacatctgttctgaaaggccccagagtctgcaacaccacaaagTAAGGGGAACCACCAAgtaagcggcaccatgaagaccaaggagctctccaaacaggtcagggacaaagttgtggagaagtacagatcatggttgggttataaaatatctgaaactttgaacatcccacgcagcaccatttaaatccattattaaaaaatggaaagaatatggcaccacaaacctgccaagagagggccgcccaccaaaactcacagaccaggcaaggagggcattaatcagagaggcaacataGAGACCAaaaataaccctgaaggagctgcaaagcttcacagcggagattggagtatctgtccataggaccactttaagccgtacactccacagagctgggctttacggaagagtgggcAGAAatagccattgcttaaagaaaaaaaaaggaaacacgtttggtgtttgccaaaaggcatgtgagatactccccaaacatatggaagaaggtacactggtcagatgagacagAAATGTagttttttggccatcaaggaaaatgctggtgcaaacccaacacctctcatcaccctgagaacaccatccccacagtgaagcgtggtggtggcagcatcatgctgtgtgggtgtttttccatcggcagagaccgggaaactggtcagaattgaaggaatgatggatggcgctaaatacagggaaattgaggaaaacctgtttgtcttccagagatttgagactgggacggaggttcaccttccagcaagacaaggaccctaagcatactgctaaagcaacacttgagtggtttaagggaaaacatttacatgtcttggaatggcctagtcaaagcacagacctccatccaattgagaatctgtgttatgacttaaagattgctgtacaccagcggaacccatccaacttgaaggagctggagatgTTTtgacttgaagaatgggcaaaaatcccagtggctagatgtgccaagtttatagagacctaccccaagagacttgcagctgtaattgctgtaaaaggtggctctacaaattatttactttgggggggggggaatagttatgcatgctcaagtggTCTTTTGTTGCAGCGGCaggcccctccctccccatccctgtgTAATGTGTATAATAACGTTTTTTTATTTAGTTACAGCAGCAGAAGAGCCACCCTGAGATGGCTAGATTAGATattgtgtgtgtcagaggaggaAATAgcatttcagtttttttgtcttatttctttcacaataaaaaatattttacatcttcaaagtggtaggcatgttgtgtaaatcaaatgatacacacCCCTCAAATCTATTTTCATTCCATGttgtaaggcaataaaataggaaatattccaagggggtgaatactttcgcaagccactgtataggTCCAGTGGCCATACTGAGCATTCCCTAGAGAGTTCCAGTTAAATTGCAGTGGTGCAAGGGGCTTTGTCCATTCTAGTTATTCTGTGCTTGatcctcttctccattctctctgTAGATTACCAGGGCAGCTTTCAGAGCTGCTTCCATTTTGGAGACTCGTACAGAATGGAACAGTCTGTGAGTGGTGTTCATGTACCAGCGGATTCACATGGTTACACTTCCCACCAGAACAACGGCTTCCACATGTCGAGTACCAGCAGTGGCTCTGCTGCAGGTGAGACCTGGCGTAGATCACCTCagcttcctccttctcctcttaaCAGTTTCTGTCTTGTTTCTCTGTCATTATTTTCCCCCTCCTTGTTCATTGAATGAGAAGTGTGTGTGCACTAAAATTAATAATTTAATTATTTCTGTATGTTGATCAAGCCAACTATTTCCCCACGCACTAAACAGTGTAGCATCAAATTTGATTGTGTGTCTAATTCAGTGGTCTCCTACTCCAGGCTTCAGCTTGGCACAGGACCTCCAAGGATCAGGGGAGTGCCAGTTCTCCTCCAGCCCAGAGGAGAGCATCTTCTTCCAGGTGAACAGCTTCGACCGCAGCCTGAGTCAGATGTCCTCCGTCTACACAGAGACATAGAGGACCCGATGCTACCCTGGGTATCGCTATACGGGCGATGTATCTCAATAGTCTGGAGTGGCATCCATTCCTTACAAGTTTGTTCTGTTCTAAAGGAAACAATACAATTGAAAACAATCTCTACTGCTCTAGAACGACTGTCATAACTCTGTAACAAAACAAGAGCTTCCTACAGCCCTGCCCAACAGATTCCACATGGACTCGGATGCATCCAAATGGACATATTTCCAACTAAGACATAACCTAGTCCagaattccctctctctttctacattGTTCAATCTACTAGGGACTGAAATgtagaaaaatatataattttgcaGTGTTTTTACAGTGGATGAAATGCCTTGTTTATTGGTTTAGATTGTCTGAAGATATTTCTGGAAGGTAAATTGAGGGGTGGTCATACATTACATATTCTGGAACACAGTCAAATCTACTTTGTGTATAAATGTACAGTTTGTTTAAAGCAGTCTTTTGAATGTTATTTCCAAGTTTAAGAAATAAATAATTGTACAATAACACAATTGACTTTTTAATgttatgatgtactgttttatcttttgttgtatatgtaagtgccttaatgtgtttggaccccaggaagagtagctgctgccttggcaacagctaatggggatccctaattaAATAGGCACAGCTGCAAGGTAATGCCATGTCAGTAAAATAACTATTTTAAGTATCGGAGGAGCATTCAAACAAAAGTGGTCAGGAATTCTTCTTTTCCTATAAGCCTTGCTTGGTAGTAAAACATGGTTATAGCACCAAGTACAGCATCTGTGCCTCTAAAGCACTATATATGCGAAATTAATATGCCCAAGATAAAAGCAGCAGCACTACAAAGTAGTGTATGTCAAGTTTCAGAAAAGTTAGTGGCGGATGGTTCGACACACCGGTAAGAGGAACACCAACCATTGACATACTCTGCCCTCTTGTGAGCATTCTCAGCTTTTCACAGTAACATTATGAAAAGGAATGCAGTGGTATTGAGACAATTTATGATGACTGTTCTCTCCATAGGTTCACAGCCAGTTAAAGACTGGGTTTTCCAAACTCAATGGACACCCTGGGTGCATATTTTGGTTTTGCCCTAAAAAAAGAAAATCAACTCattatcaagctttgattatttgaatcagctgtgtagtgcttggacaaaaataaaaaataaatgcacTTCTCGGGGTTCCCCAGGACCAAGTTTGCAAAATGCTGCCATAGGAAATATTGTAGGAGGCTTCACAAATAAATATGCAGATaatgtttttgtaaaatgtttaAATTGACAGTGAATTGAATTCAGGTACAGTAAGACAGTGATTATgaatataataatgataataaatacataatttggtaggtgcttatatttgtcctattcaATTGGAAATGCGTTTCtctttgcatatcccaactcgccctgagacaccctcggagagtggggtcacggccataTCCTTCACGTCTTCTTGCTCTTCCTGCTGAGGTAGCTTTGATAGTAGAAGTTGCTGAAGAGTAGGATGAGGCtgacacagtagaaaaacacATAGGCATTCATGGAGTCTGGGAAGTCACACTCAGTGAAGAGGTTGTAGCCTGTGTGAGTTGTCAGCAGGACAAACTGGAGCTGAAACCACCGTCAGGAGAACATCGTTTAAGAACAACCTTAGATATCTTCGTTCATATTCACGATCTGTTTTCTACCACACgtaaggcctagattcaatcagttATAACcgacaattgcatagcctattaTTGCTTTTGTATAGGTTCCGTCGGAGGTGGAACCGTGgtggagctgtcaaatccacaatcGTCTCCAAGTGTTACCGCGGTCATTGCCATTGGATGCACCATGTGGCATTAGTAGAAATCCAATGTGTTACAAAATCGAACACTGAAATGtgtgatgtaatctacacctcaacTGGGCTGATATAATTCCTTAGCCGATCGTTTAAATGGTTTTCACTTTGAGTGTCATAGTTTCTATATAGTCTACACGTTCTTGTTGTGAACTATTAACGCCGGTGGGATTTAAGGATGGGTGTGGTTTCTTGACAATGACCACAAGAGCAACCGCTCACCAATTTGACTACTCTAACACAGTTACAACTCCGACATCATCCTGAACAAAAGCAATAATAGGCTATGCAGTTGTTGGTTATGGTGGGTTAACACTGAACTGATTGAATCCAGGTCTTAATCCCTTAATACTCTAAGCTTCTATAGTAGCCAACAAATTCACAAAACCCAGATGTATCCCCTTTTTCTTAAACCTCACTAGATGTCTGCAGAGCTGTAGATAGAGCCACTCACCAGCTGAAGTGACGTCAGATAGCGTTTCCACCATAAGTACTTCTGCATGTGAGGCCCAAGAGCAGCCAGTCCGTAGTAGGAGTACATTACAGTGTGGACGAAGGTGTTGAGAAGGCCGATGCAGAACgctaggagagagaggaacacaaaACATCTCAACTATCTGTTGCACAGCATCATGAATGGTATGGACAATTTGCTAGGACCCCATAAatcaatttatatttatatttgagtaatttagccgacactcttattcagagcgactgACAATGAATGTCTATTTGTAAGTCTAGCAGGTGCCTACCAGGTGTTGAGTAGTCCCAACAGAGTTGATAAAACATCTTAATTAGagcgtggttagagcgttggactagtaaccggaaggttgcaagttcaaactcccgagctgacaaggtacaaatctgtagttctgcccctgaacaagtcagttaacccactgttcctaggccatcattgaaaataagaatttgttcctaactgacttgcctagttaaataaagttaaaataaatgttaaaaatatatatggcaTTAACGAATAGGATACAGAGTTTCCTGGTCTTCGTACTGCTAGACTTACATTGGCCTCCAGCCAGGTACTTCGCCCCTGCCCACCAGTTGAAGATCATGGTGCCATGGTGATAGACATGCAGGAAGGTCAGCTGACTGTTTTTCTTCCTCAGGATGAAAAACACCTGTGAATGGAGAGTTTGGAATGGGTTTGAAATGGATCTCCAATGTTTCACATGAGTCTGACAATCCTGGGTCATATTGATTAATGCACGCCGTaggaaaacgttttgcaacagaacacAAAAATTAGCGTTTCCTGGACAAGtagtctccatttcactttgttttcttccgtttggtacCTAATGAATATAACCTTGATTTTCAATGTGTTTTACCGTGTCAGCCAATTCTATGACCTTGGAGAAGAAAAACCACCAGCATGCTTTGGCCATCTGgtgaaacaaacagacagagagagttatcCACTGTTATGGCCAGGGCTTTGGGACAGTCTTCAGAGATGGAATAGATATGTGTACTATTTGGGGGCATTTGCAAGTTAGGTGAACTATGTGAGAGGTTCAACGGTTTGTGTACAGTAGGGACTATTCAGATGCACTCTTACCCTCATCGCCAGTGGGCTAGTGCTGTAATCCACAGGTTGACACAAGTAACTGTAGTTAGACAGCATGGACGTGACCAAGAACTGCAACATAAAAACCTTTATTGGTCAGGTGAAACATTTCATAATAAAACATAAATTAGGCCCATTTCTATGGCtgctgaacacacacaaacaaatttAAAGAGAAATCCACAAATTTTGATGGGAGTTGGAGCACACCTCGTGGAACatgtagacagacaggcagaccatGGCGAAGTTGTAGACAATGAGCACAGCCTTGAGGTCAACAGGTTGCCTGTGTTTCATCAGCTTGGGCCCAGCCCAGACCACACCGAGATAGAGGAGGAATATAGAAGCCACTGGCATGGGGGAGTAGACCAGTAACCATGGATCTGTCCTCTTATCTGGAGGTAAACAAGGTAGCCACCTGTATTCATCTCACTTTTAAAATgttaatattctgttaactcattcCCAATTAATGTTGTTGACTCGTCCTGTATTCGTATGTGGCCAAAGTATTACAAAAAAACCACTTCCAAAACCCCACCTCAAAGTTGTATCTCAAACAGACCTTTTCAAAAATGCTtgctattatatatatatatatatatagtcaagATGGCACATTAGCTGAGCTGGACAATGAGCAGCTACATGCCGTTAATATTTTTAATGACCGGCAATCGCTCACACCATTCTGTTCTTAGCGTACGCCCACAACATTCAAAACACAGAAAAGCTGTtttttttatactgaacaaaaatataaacgcaacatgtaaagtgttggtcccatgtttcatgagctgaaataaaagatcccagaaatgttccatatgcactaAAAGCTTATCcatgtttgtgagcatttctcctttaccaagataat encodes:
- the LOC135524736 gene encoding very long chain fatty acid elongase 4-like, which translates into the protein MASAWQSVQSMHQWMLENGDKRTDPWLLVYSPMPVASIFLLYLGVVWAGPKLMKHRQPVDLKAVLIVYNFAMVCLSVYMFHEFLVTSMLSNYSYLCQPVDYSTSPLAMRMAKACWWFFFSKVIELADTVFFILRKKNSQLTFLHVYHHGTMIFNWWAGAKYLAGGQSFCIGLLNTFVHTVMYSYYGLAALGPHMQKYLWWKRYLTSLQLLQFVLLTTHTGYNLFTECDFPDSMNAYVFFYCVSLILLFSNFYYQSYLSRKSKKT